The following are from one region of the Paramicrobacterium humi genome:
- the nadA gene encoding quinolinate synthase NadA: MTLSASVDLTIRDISTGTRAGSTCTTDLLTAPWDVDVSPGYGPGASMADPIPATAPRQGELPQRYRDATADELDARVRAAKSALGDRVVVLGHFYQRDEVVQYADYVGDSFQLANAAKARTEAEAIVFCGVHFMAETADLLSGPAQSVILPNLAAGCSMADMASIDQVEECWEQLTELYGTQPDAQGRVPVIPVTYMNSSAAIKGFCGRNGGIVCTSSNAETVLEWAFERGQRVLFFPDQHLGRNTAKHMGVPLERMPMWNPARPLGGNVHEQLDDARVILWQGFCSVHKRFSVAQIEKARAEHPGVRVIVHPECPMDVVDAADEYGSTDYIRKAIEAAPAGTTFAIGTEINLVQRLAAQHPEHTIFCLDPVVCPCSTMYRIHPGYLAWVLESLVDGEVVNRISVADDVAEPARVALERMLAAKPKA, translated from the coding sequence ATGACACTCTCGGCATCCGTCGACCTCACCATTCGCGACATCTCAACGGGCACGCGCGCCGGCTCGACCTGCACGACCGACCTGCTCACCGCGCCGTGGGACGTCGACGTGTCCCCCGGGTATGGCCCGGGGGCGTCGATGGCGGACCCGATCCCCGCGACCGCGCCGCGTCAGGGCGAACTGCCCCAGCGGTACCGGGACGCGACCGCCGACGAACTCGACGCGCGCGTGCGAGCGGCGAAATCGGCGCTCGGCGACCGCGTCGTCGTTCTCGGGCACTTCTACCAGCGCGACGAGGTCGTGCAGTACGCCGACTACGTCGGCGACTCGTTCCAGCTCGCGAACGCCGCGAAGGCGCGAACGGAGGCCGAGGCCATCGTGTTCTGCGGCGTGCACTTCATGGCCGAGACCGCCGACCTGCTCTCGGGGCCGGCGCAGAGCGTGATCCTGCCGAACCTCGCCGCGGGCTGCTCGATGGCCGACATGGCCTCGATCGATCAGGTCGAGGAGTGCTGGGAGCAGCTCACGGAGCTGTACGGCACGCAGCCGGACGCCCAGGGACGCGTGCCCGTGATCCCCGTGACCTACATGAACTCCTCGGCGGCGATCAAGGGATTCTGCGGCCGCAACGGCGGCATCGTCTGCACCTCGTCGAACGCGGAGACCGTGCTCGAGTGGGCGTTCGAACGCGGGCAGCGGGTGCTGTTCTTCCCCGATCAGCACCTGGGCCGCAACACGGCCAAGCACATGGGCGTGCCGCTCGAGCGCATGCCGATGTGGAATCCCGCCCGACCGCTCGGCGGCAACGTCCACGAGCAGCTCGATGACGCGCGCGTGATCCTGTGGCAGGGCTTCTGCTCGGTGCACAAGCGCTTCAGCGTCGCGCAGATCGAGAAGGCGCGCGCCGAGCACCCCGGCGTGCGGGTGATCGTGCACCCCGAGTGCCCCATGGACGTCGTGGATGCCGCCGACGAGTACGGCTCGACCGACTACATCCGCAAGGCCATCGAAGCGGCTCCCGCGGGAACCACGTTCGCGATCGGCACCGAGATCAACCTCGTGCAGCGCCTCGCGGCGCAGCATCCGGAGCACACGATCTTCTGCCTCGACCCGGTCGTGTGCCCGTGCTCGACGATGTACCGCATCCACCCCGGCTACCTCGCGTGGGTGCTCGAGAGCCTCGTCGACGGCGAGGTCGTCAACCGCATCAGCGTCGCGGACGACGTCGCCGAGCCCGCACGCGTCGCGCTCGAGCGGATGCTCGCCGCGAAGCCGAAGGCCTGA
- a CDS encoding NUDIX hydrolase: MAASLTLAVSTVIFALRPHPETAHPALWLPLVRRIRSPHKGLWALPGGPLGPAEDLAASAARNLRETTHLAPRYLEQLYAFGRPDRSDDRTVSIVYWALVHADEASAGLETENVRWFLADALPPLAFDHSLIVEYALWRLRNKMEYSRIAAAFLGETFTLSELREVHEVVLERDLDPANFRRQVESTGLVVPTDEFRTGGRHRPARLYRHDHSIELADNGPLSGR, encoded by the coding sequence ATGGCGGCATCCCTCACCCTCGCGGTGTCGACAGTGATCTTCGCGCTGCGCCCCCACCCCGAGACCGCGCACCCCGCGCTCTGGCTTCCGCTCGTGCGCCGCATCCGCTCGCCCCACAAGGGACTGTGGGCGCTTCCCGGCGGACCGCTCGGCCCCGCCGAGGATCTCGCCGCGTCGGCCGCGCGCAACCTGCGCGAGACGACGCACCTCGCCCCGCGCTACCTCGAGCAGCTGTACGCGTTCGGCCGTCCGGACCGCTCGGACGACCGCACGGTCTCGATCGTGTACTGGGCGCTCGTGCACGCCGACGAGGCGAGCGCGGGGCTCGAGACCGAGAACGTGCGCTGGTTCCTCGCCGATGCGCTTCCGCCTCTCGCGTTCGACCACAGTCTCATCGTGGAGTACGCGCTCTGGCGGCTGCGCAACAAGATGGAGTACAGCCGCATCGCCGCCGCGTTTCTCGGGGAGACGTTCACGCTCTCCGAATTGCGCGAAGTGCACGAGGTCGTTCTGGAGCGCGACCTCGACCCCGCCAATTTCCGCCGCCAGGTCGAGTCGACGGGTCTCGTCGTGCCGACCGACGAATTCCGCACGGGCGGACGCCATCGTCCCGCGCGCCTCTACCGCCACGACCATTCCATCGAGCTCGCCGACAACGGCCCGCTCTCCGGTCGCTGA
- the gcvT gene encoding glycine cleavage system aminomethyltransferase GcvT, whose amino-acid sequence MSDSEQSPQASEPRRSPLHAEHERAGASFTDFAGWLMPVRYTSDLAEHRAVREAAGIFDISHMGEVTLAGPGAAAALDFALSTQPSTLAVDQARYSLLLDEHGGILDDLIVYRTGEEEFLVIANAGNRDVVAAELSARAAEFDAGVDDVSEAMALIAVQGPRAQEILADVGGLDAPGLAELKYYRASRGRFRGLDVFIARTGYTGEDGFELMIAPEGAIALWQAILAAGEPLGLVPAGLASRDSLRLEAGMPLYGHELGREIHPAQAGLGRVVRFDKTGDFVGRAALEAADDTASPVLVGLVLDGRRAGRAGYPVVAGDLRVGSVTSGLLSPTLGYPIAMAYVEPAAAASGTELGIDVRGTRIPATVTALPFYSRNK is encoded by the coding sequence GTGTCCGATTCTGAGCAGTCCCCGCAGGCGAGCGAGCCGCGCCGCAGCCCGCTGCACGCCGAGCACGAGCGCGCCGGCGCGAGCTTCACCGACTTCGCCGGCTGGCTCATGCCCGTGCGCTACACGAGCGACCTCGCCGAGCACCGCGCCGTGCGCGAGGCGGCCGGCATCTTCGACATCTCCCACATGGGGGAGGTCACTCTCGCGGGGCCAGGGGCCGCAGCGGCCCTCGACTTCGCGCTCTCGACGCAGCCGTCAACCCTCGCGGTCGACCAGGCTCGCTACTCCCTGCTTCTCGACGAGCACGGCGGCATTCTTGACGACCTCATCGTCTACCGCACAGGCGAGGAAGAATTCCTCGTCATCGCCAACGCCGGCAACCGGGACGTCGTCGCCGCGGAGCTCAGCGCTCGAGCCGCGGAATTCGATGCCGGCGTCGACGACGTGTCGGAGGCGATGGCGCTCATCGCCGTGCAGGGGCCGCGGGCGCAGGAGATCCTCGCCGACGTCGGCGGACTCGACGCTCCGGGGCTCGCCGAACTCAAGTACTACCGCGCGAGTCGCGGACGGTTCCGCGGGCTCGACGTCTTCATCGCGCGCACCGGATACACGGGCGAAGACGGCTTCGAGCTCATGATCGCGCCAGAGGGCGCGATCGCCCTCTGGCAGGCGATCCTCGCCGCGGGCGAACCGCTCGGTCTCGTGCCGGCCGGCCTCGCGAGTCGCGACTCGCTGCGCCTTGAAGCGGGAATGCCGCTGTACGGCCACGAGCTCGGCCGCGAGATCCACCCGGCGCAGGCGGGTCTCGGGCGGGTCGTGCGCTTCGACAAGACCGGAGACTTCGTCGGGCGAGCGGCTCTCGAAGCCGCCGACGACACTGCCTCGCCCGTCCTCGTGGGTCTCGTCCTGGACGGGCGCCGCGCGGGGCGAGCGGGCTACCCGGTCGTCGCGGGGGATCTGCGCGTCGGGTCCGTCACGAGCGGGCTGCTCTCTCCGACGCTCGGCTATCCCATCGCGATGGCTTACGTGGAACCCGCCGCCGCGGCATCCGGAACCGAACTCGGCATCGACGTGCGGGGAACCCGCATTCCCGCGACAGTGACCGCCCTGCCCTTCTACTCAAGGAATAAGTGA
- the gcvH gene encoding glycine cleavage system protein GcvH: MTDLSALSYTADHEWLRVDGNVATIGITDYAADQLGDVVFVELPAVGDTVTAGAAVGEIESTKSVGELIAPVDGTVTAVNDAAVDDPALVNSAPFEGGWLIAVEFSALPDTLLDRAAYEKLVTE, translated from the coding sequence ATGACAGACCTCAGCGCTCTCAGCTACACGGCGGACCATGAGTGGCTCCGCGTCGACGGGAACGTCGCGACGATCGGAATCACCGACTACGCCGCCGACCAGCTCGGCGACGTCGTCTTCGTGGAGCTGCCGGCCGTCGGCGACACCGTCACGGCGGGAGCGGCGGTGGGCGAGATCGAGTCGACGAAGTCGGTCGGCGAGCTCATCGCACCCGTCGATGGAACCGTCACCGCGGTCAACGACGCCGCCGTCGACGACCCGGCCCTCGTCAACAGCGCGCCGTTCGAGGGTGGATGGCTCATCGCCGTCGAATTCTCCGCGCTGCCCGACACCCTCCTCGACCGCGCCGCCTACGAGAAGCTGGTCACCGAGTGA
- the gcvP gene encoding aminomethyl-transferring glycine dehydrogenase, producing MADSFDDRHIGIDDAARRRMLDALRFESIDDLVRSAIPPSIRVDEAHESIIPAALTEREALRELRELAGRNTVNTSLIGLGYYGTITPAVITRNVLQNPSWYTAYTPYQPEISQGRLEALINFQTMVADLTGLDTANASMLDEGTAVVEGMLLARRASKAKTDTFIADADALPQTLALLRGRAEAVGIDLVVADLASDPELPEHFGVFVQYPGASGRVWDPSGLIERSKAHGALAVVAADLLALTLLAAPGELGADVAVGTTQRFGVPMGFGGPHAGYMAVRKGLERQLPGRLVGVSKDADGHPAYRLSLQTREQHIRREKATSNICTAQVLLAVMASMYAVYHGPDGLRGIATGVATKAGLLARWLSDAGVEIVHENFFDTVLARVPGRAAAIVAAAHDEGILLWQRDDDTVGVSVDETTDTATVHRVVRAFGGPESRSFAFVVEAVADHLPHQLQRASDFLTHPVFSAHHSETAMMRYLKRLADRDYALDRGMIPLGSCTMKLNAATEMEAITWPEFAELHPFAPAGDVAGSLELIHQLERWLADATGYDTVSLQPNAGSQGELAGLLAIRGYHRSRGDHERTVCLIPSSAHGTNAASAVLAGMRVVVVACDENGNVDLGDLSAKIAEHGETLAALMITYPSTHGVYEHDVARITAAVHEAGGQVYIDGANLNALLGYARFGDFGGDVSHLNLHKTFCIPHGGGGPGVGPVAAKAHLAPFLPGHPMAQSNDHGGFTHDGAPVSAAPYGSPSILPITWAYIRMMGPNGLARATRAAVLSANYIAARLNPHFPVLYSGDNGLVAHECILDLRPLTKETGITVDDVAKRLVDYGFHAPTMSFPVPGTLMVEPTESEDLAELDRFIEAMIGIKAEADAVAAGEYPADDNVLVNAPHTALSIANAEWQHPYSRERAVFPVSALARDKYWPPVRRIDQAYGDRNLMCACPPIEAFS from the coding sequence ATGGCGGACTCGTTCGACGATCGGCACATCGGCATCGACGACGCCGCGCGCCGGCGAATGCTGGACGCGCTCCGCTTCGAGAGCATCGACGATCTCGTGCGCTCTGCGATCCCGCCGAGCATCCGTGTCGACGAGGCCCACGAGAGCATCATCCCCGCTGCGCTGACCGAGCGGGAGGCGCTGCGGGAGCTGCGCGAGCTCGCCGGCCGCAACACCGTGAACACGTCGCTCATCGGGCTCGGGTACTACGGCACGATCACACCGGCCGTGATCACGCGCAACGTCCTGCAGAACCCGTCGTGGTACACGGCGTACACGCCCTACCAGCCCGAGATCTCGCAGGGCCGGCTCGAGGCGCTCATCAACTTCCAGACGATGGTCGCGGATCTGACCGGCCTCGACACCGCGAACGCCTCCATGCTCGACGAGGGCACCGCCGTCGTCGAGGGGATGCTGCTCGCGCGTCGAGCGTCGAAGGCGAAGACCGACACCTTCATCGCCGACGCCGACGCTCTGCCGCAGACCCTCGCGCTGCTGCGCGGCCGCGCCGAGGCCGTCGGCATCGATCTCGTCGTGGCGGATCTCGCGAGCGACCCTGAGCTGCCCGAGCACTTCGGCGTTTTCGTGCAGTACCCCGGCGCATCGGGGCGCGTCTGGGACCCCTCCGGACTGATCGAGCGCTCGAAGGCGCACGGCGCGCTCGCCGTTGTCGCCGCAGACCTGCTCGCTCTGACTCTGCTCGCCGCACCGGGCGAGCTCGGCGCCGACGTCGCCGTCGGCACGACCCAGCGGTTCGGCGTCCCCATGGGCTTCGGCGGACCGCACGCCGGCTACATGGCGGTGCGAAAGGGCCTCGAGCGGCAGCTGCCCGGCCGGCTCGTCGGCGTGAGCAAGGACGCCGACGGCCATCCCGCGTACCGGCTCAGCCTGCAGACCCGGGAGCAGCACATTCGCCGAGAGAAGGCGACGTCCAATATCTGCACGGCGCAGGTGCTGCTCGCGGTCATGGCCTCGATGTACGCGGTCTACCACGGACCGGACGGCCTGCGCGGCATCGCGACCGGCGTCGCCACGAAGGCCGGGCTGCTCGCCCGTTGGCTCTCGGATGCCGGGGTCGAGATCGTGCACGAGAACTTCTTCGACACCGTGCTCGCGCGTGTGCCCGGCCGGGCGGCCGCGATCGTCGCCGCTGCGCACGACGAAGGCATCCTGCTCTGGCAGCGCGATGACGACACCGTCGGCGTCTCGGTCGACGAGACCACCGACACCGCCACGGTGCACCGGGTCGTCCGCGCGTTCGGAGGGCCGGAGAGCCGCTCGTTCGCGTTCGTGGTGGAGGCGGTGGCCGATCATCTGCCGCATCAGCTGCAGCGCGCGAGCGACTTCCTCACGCACCCGGTGTTCAGCGCGCATCACTCCGAGACCGCGATGATGCGCTATCTCAAGCGCCTCGCGGACCGCGACTACGCCCTCGACCGGGGGATGATCCCGCTTGGCAGCTGCACGATGAAGCTCAACGCGGCCACCGAGATGGAGGCCATCACGTGGCCGGAGTTCGCCGAGCTGCACCCCTTCGCGCCCGCCGGCGACGTCGCGGGCAGCCTCGAGCTCATCCATCAGCTCGAGCGCTGGCTCGCCGACGCGACGGGCTATGACACGGTCTCGCTTCAGCCCAACGCGGGCAGCCAGGGCGAACTCGCCGGGCTGCTCGCGATCCGCGGCTACCACCGGTCCCGGGGTGACCACGAGCGCACCGTGTGCCTCATCCCCTCGAGCGCGCACGGCACGAACGCGGCATCCGCCGTTCTGGCCGGCATGCGCGTCGTCGTCGTCGCGTGCGACGAGAACGGCAACGTCGACCTCGGCGACCTGTCGGCGAAGATCGCCGAACACGGCGAGACCCTCGCGGCGCTCATGATCACCTACCCGTCGACGCACGGCGTGTACGAGCACGACGTGGCGCGCATCACGGCGGCCGTCCACGAGGCCGGTGGTCAGGTGTACATCGACGGCGCGAATCTCAACGCGCTGCTGGGCTACGCCCGCTTCGGCGACTTCGGCGGCGACGTGTCGCACTTGAACCTGCACAAGACGTTCTGCATCCCGCACGGCGGCGGCGGGCCAGGCGTCGGCCCCGTCGCGGCGAAGGCTCACCTTGCGCCGTTCCTGCCCGGGCACCCGATGGCGCAGTCGAACGACCACGGCGGTTTCACCCACGATGGAGCGCCCGTGTCGGCAGCGCCGTACGGCAGCCCGAGCATCCTGCCGATCACGTGGGCGTACATTCGAATGATGGGTCCCAACGGGCTCGCGCGCGCCACGCGCGCGGCCGTGCTGAGCGCCAACTACATCGCCGCTCGGCTGAACCCGCACTTCCCTGTGCTGTACTCCGGAGACAACGGGCTCGTCGCCCACGAGTGCATCCTCGACCTGCGACCGTTGACGAAGGAGACGGGAATCACCGTCGACGACGTGGCGAAACGTCTTGTCGATTACGGGTTCCACGCGCCGACGATGTCGTTTCCCGTGCCGGGCACGCTCATGGTCGAGCCGACGGAGAGCGAAGATCTCGCGGAGCTCGACCGGTTCATCGAGGCGATGATCGGCATCAAGGCCGAGGCGGACGCCGTGGCAGCAGGGGAGTACCCCGCCGACGACAACGTCCTCGTGAACGCTCCGCACACTGCTCTCAGCATCGCGAACGCCGAGTGGCAGCATCCGTACTCCCGGGAGCGAGCAGTGTTCCCGGTGAGCGCGCTCGCACGCGACAAGTACTGGCCGCCCGTGCGTCGCATCGATCAGGCGTACGGCGACCGCAATCTGATGTGCGCGTGCCCGCCGATCGAGGCGTTCAGCTGA
- a CDS encoding AbrB/MazE/SpoVT family DNA-binding domain-containing protein: protein MDTTYAASMGEGGRLVVPAELRSRQHWQQGTSLLFIETPEGVVVATREQATRIVREQLSGKSLVDELVEERRAASRTEDAA, encoded by the coding sequence ATGGATACCACGTACGCCGCTTCGATGGGCGAGGGAGGCCGTTTGGTTGTTCCCGCGGAACTTCGAAGCCGGCAGCACTGGCAGCAGGGCACGTCTCTGCTGTTCATCGAGACGCCCGAGGGCGTCGTGGTCGCGACGCGGGAGCAAGCAACACGAATCGTCCGTGAACAGCTCTCAGGAAAGAGTCTCGTTGACGAGCTTGTGGAGGAACGGCGAGCAGCGTCACGAACCGAGGATGCCGCGTGA
- a CDS encoding CPBP family intramembrane glutamic endopeptidase, whose protein sequence is MAATDTVTHQGARVRLWWEIVIVLGLSLGSSAVYSIVAIIARVTAGTSLADQSTTLNPTQSPREWLDLTYQLLGLVFDVVPVALALYLLWLPGRSAFRRIGLDASKPLRDIGGGALLLVCIGVPGLGLYALGRLFGITVAVHASGLDAYWWTIPVLVLSAVRAALLEEVIVIGYLFTRLRQLGWSRWAIICSAAVLRGSYHLYQGFGPFVGNVVMGVVFGWLYTRFGRVAPLVVAHFLLDLVSFVGYPLAVAWWPGLFGVS, encoded by the coding sequence ATGGCCGCGACAGACACTGTGACACACCAAGGCGCACGAGTGAGGCTCTGGTGGGAGATCGTTATCGTGCTCGGCCTGTCCCTCGGGTCCTCGGCCGTCTACTCGATCGTCGCGATAATCGCCCGTGTCACGGCCGGAACGTCGCTCGCGGACCAGTCAACGACTCTCAATCCCACGCAGAGTCCGCGCGAGTGGCTTGATCTCACCTATCAGCTTCTCGGTCTCGTCTTCGACGTCGTTCCCGTCGCGCTCGCCTTGTACCTGCTCTGGCTGCCCGGGCGATCGGCATTCCGGCGGATCGGTCTGGACGCGTCGAAGCCGCTGCGGGACATCGGCGGCGGCGCGCTCCTGCTTGTCTGCATCGGTGTTCCCGGCCTCGGCCTGTACGCCCTCGGTCGTCTCTTCGGCATCACGGTCGCCGTACACGCCTCCGGACTTGACGCGTACTGGTGGACGATCCCGGTACTCGTGCTCTCCGCCGTGCGCGCCGCCCTCCTCGAGGAAGTCATCGTGATCGGCTATCTCTTCACGCGGCTACGGCAACTGGGCTGGAGCCGCTGGGCGATCATCTGCTCGGCGGCCGTACTGCGCGGCAGCTACCACCTGTACCAGGGCTTCGGGCCGTTTGTCGGAAACGTCGTGATGGGCGTCGTGTTCGGCTGGCTCTACACCCGATTCGGACGCGTCGCGCCGCTCGTTGTCGCGCACTTCCTGCTCGATCTCGTGTCGTTCGTGGGCTATCCGCTCGCCGTGGCGTGGTGGCCCGGGCTGTTCGGCGTGAGCTAG
- a CDS encoding ABC transporter family substrate-binding protein, with the protein MTIGWGDRFNSYNVSTSYGAASINGNITSLTLSGFTAYDNTLELRDDTSFGSVEKISDDPLVVRYSLADTATWSDGTPVDAADLLLDWAANSRARDTPSFDPGDYLQHVADTGSATLPDDTVYFDSGASPEIGLGLVDELPQISDDGRSMTVTYSAPNEDWQQALPPPLPAHVIARNSLGTDDPDAGKHAVIDAITEPDSTALSKIASFWNTGFNYTSLPDDEGLYLSSGPYVIDRLDPDTGVTLRANPEYRGKHAPSIETIDVRYIPDPTDAVTALADGEVDVISPQATAAVANVIADVEDVKILIGYVASFEHLDLQFGTSKNGVFDDPRVREAFLKVVPRQQIVDELIRPIVGKDASVRDSFVFIPGTEGYAASVKASAAGDFDAVDVDGAQKLLAEAGVPNPEVCILYASNNPRRAQEFALIKASAEQAGFTVTDCGTEQWREILGVPGKYDASLFAWESSSLAAVDSASRYMTGARNNLNGYSSDKVDGLYRTLSATSDAATSDHLLADVDAALWADAYGAPLYQFPSITAYNPATVRGVEPSILSPTVFWNVWDWTIP; encoded by the coding sequence GTGACCATCGGGTGGGGCGATCGCTTCAACTCGTACAACGTCAGCACGAGCTACGGGGCCGCGTCGATAAACGGCAATATCACGAGCCTCACGCTCTCGGGCTTCACCGCATACGACAACACGCTCGAGCTGCGTGACGACACATCATTCGGCTCGGTGGAGAAGATCTCCGACGATCCGCTCGTCGTTCGTTACAGTCTCGCCGACACGGCGACGTGGTCGGATGGGACGCCCGTGGATGCCGCCGACCTGCTGCTCGACTGGGCGGCGAACTCGCGTGCCCGCGACACGCCCTCGTTCGACCCGGGCGACTATCTCCAGCACGTGGCGGACACTGGCTCCGCGACACTTCCCGACGACACGGTCTACTTCGACTCGGGGGCGAGCCCGGAGATCGGACTCGGACTGGTCGACGAGCTCCCGCAGATCTCCGACGACGGGCGATCGATGACCGTCACCTACTCCGCGCCGAACGAAGACTGGCAGCAAGCGCTCCCACCGCCGCTTCCCGCGCACGTCATCGCGCGGAACAGCCTCGGCACCGATGACCCGGACGCCGGGAAGCACGCGGTCATCGACGCGATCACGGAACCCGACAGCACCGCGCTGTCGAAAATCGCTTCGTTCTGGAACACCGGTTTCAACTACACCTCCCTCCCCGATGACGAGGGCCTCTACCTCTCGAGCGGTCCCTACGTGATCGACCGGCTCGATCCCGATACCGGCGTCACGCTGCGTGCGAACCCGGAGTATCGCGGCAAGCACGCGCCGTCGATCGAGACCATCGACGTGCGATACATCCCGGATCCCACGGATGCCGTGACAGCGCTCGCCGACGGTGAGGTGGACGTCATCTCCCCGCAAGCAACGGCGGCCGTCGCGAACGTGATCGCCGACGTGGAAGACGTCAAGATCCTCATCGGCTACGTCGCAAGCTTCGAGCACCTCGATCTCCAGTTCGGCACGTCCAAGAACGGCGTCTTCGATGATCCGCGCGTCCGCGAAGCGTTCCTCAAGGTCGTGCCCCGTCAGCAGATCGTCGATGAACTCATCCGCCCGATCGTCGGCAAAGACGCGAGTGTGAGGGATTCCTTCGTCTTCATCCCCGGCACCGAAGGCTATGCCGCATCCGTCAAAGCGAGCGCGGCGGGCGATTTCGACGCTGTCGACGTCGACGGCGCGCAGAAGCTCCTCGCAGAGGCCGGAGTTCCGAATCCGGAGGTGTGCATCCTCTACGCCTCGAACAACCCGCGGCGGGCTCAGGAGTTCGCCCTGATCAAGGCCTCCGCCGAGCAGGCCGGCTTCACCGTGACGGACTGCGGCACCGAGCAGTGGCGCGAGATCCTCGGCGTCCCCGGCAAATACGACGCCTCGCTGTTCGCCTGGGAGTCCTCGAGTCTCGCTGCCGTCGATTCGGCGAGCCGGTACATGACTGGCGCGCGCAACAACCTCAACGGCTACTCGAGCGACAAGGTCGACGGACTGTACCGAACCTTGTCCGCAACATCGGATGCCGCCACGAGCGACCATCTGCTGGCCGACGTCGACGCGGCGCTCTGGGCCGATGCGTACGGTGCGCCGCTCTACCAGTTCCCCTCGATCACCGCCTACAACCCCGCGACGGTCCGAGGCGTCGAACCGTCGATTCTGTCGCCCACCGTGTTCTGGAACGTCTGGGATTGGACGATTCCCTGA
- a CDS encoding ABC transporter family substrate-binding protein codes for MTNAFTSFNGDTPQSNLDTNGMVGYLTGISGGLGLGSFETLDPSYEVVKQESFGTMEKTSDDPLTVKYTLKDGLKWSDGEPITADDMLFAWVVNSGWFDDATLDPETGEVSKGTQYFSLAGSTTGLDMTDFPEISDDNLSLTIKYSEPFVDWELVNMMGKPAHVAADHAGISLEDMIKLFKDTPKGDPANPAKPNDTLKKIADFWNTGYDVTSMPKDDSLLVSSGPFVVSAFTPEQSITLEKNPEYKGDNEPAYDKLIIRFIGDTNAQITALQNGEVNAIYPQPSADTLTALEKMNAELFQGDQVSYDHLDLNFGTETFKDPKVREAFMKTVPRQQILDSIITPINDKAEVLNSQIFLPANKEYKDAVAASGYDQYNEPDIDGAKALLNGATPTVRILYNTENPNRVDSFQAIKNSAEKAGFKVVDAGSKDWGSLLTSNDYDASIFGWISPGAGSAALPQIFKTRGGGNYNHYSDAEVDKLVDQSQVTLDPDELAQIKIKIDAATAKDFYGLPLFQLPGLFASNGTIDGIKYMGNQTGLVWNAQDWTLTK; via the coding sequence GTGACAAACGCCTTCACCTCGTTCAACGGCGACACGCCCCAGTCGAACCTCGACACCAACGGAATGGTCGGCTACTTGACCGGCATCTCCGGCGGACTCGGCCTCGGAAGCTTCGAGACGCTCGACCCCAGCTATGAGGTCGTGAAGCAAGAGAGCTTCGGCACCATGGAGAAGACCTCCGACGACCCGCTCACCGTGAAGTACACGCTCAAGGACGGACTCAAGTGGTCCGACGGTGAGCCCATCACCGCTGATGACATGCTCTTCGCATGGGTCGTCAACTCGGGCTGGTTCGACGACGCGACGCTCGATCCCGAGACGGGCGAAGTCTCGAAGGGCACGCAGTACTTCTCGCTCGCGGGAAGCACGACGGGTCTCGACATGACGGACTTCCCGGAGATCAGCGACGACAACCTGTCGCTCACGATCAAGTACTCGGAGCCGTTCGTGGACTGGGAGCTCGTCAACATGATGGGCAAGCCCGCGCACGTTGCCGCTGACCACGCCGGCATCTCGCTTGAGGACATGATCAAGCTCTTCAAGGACACCCCGAAGGGCGACCCGGCGAACCCGGCCAAGCCCAACGACACCCTGAAGAAGATCGCGGACTTCTGGAACACCGGATACGACGTGACCTCGATGCCGAAGGACGACTCGCTTCTCGTTTCGAGCGGCCCGTTCGTCGTCAGCGCCTTCACGCCGGAGCAGTCGATCACGCTCGAGAAGAACCCTGAGTACAAGGGCGACAACGAGCCGGCTTACGACAAGCTGATCATCCGCTTCATCGGTGACACCAACGCACAGATCACGGCTCTCCAGAACGGTGAGGTCAACGCGATCTACCCGCAGCCTTCGGCCGACACGCTGACGGCTCTCGAGAAGATGAACGCCGAGCTGTTCCAGGGCGACCAGGTCTCCTACGACCACCTCGACCTCAACTTCGGAACCGAGACGTTCAAGGACCCGAAGGTTCGCGAGGCGTTCATGAAGACCGTCCCGCGCCAGCAGATCCTCGACTCGATCATCACGCCGATCAACGACAAGGCTGAGGTCCTGAACTCGCAGATCTTCCTGCCCGCGAACAAGGAGTACAAGGACGCTGTCGCTGCCAGCGGCTACGACCAGTACAACGAGCCTGACATCGACGGCGCCAAGGCGCTGCTGAACGGCGCGACCCCGACCGTCCGGATCCTCTACAACACCGAGAACCCGAACCGTGTCGACTCGTTCCAGGCGATCAAGAACAGCGCTGAGAAGGCCGGATTCAAGGTCGTCGACGCCGGTTCGAAGGACTGGGGCTCGCTGCTCACCAGCAACGACTACGATGCATCCATCTTCGGCTGGATCTCGCCCGGTGCCGGTAGCGCCGCCCTCCCGCAGATCTTCAAGACCCGCGGTGGCGGAAACTACAACCACTACAGCGACGCCGAGGTCGACAAGCTCGTCGACCAGAGCCAGGTGACCCTGGACCCGGACGAGCTGGCCCAGATCAAGATCAAGATCGACGCTGCCACGGCGAAGGACTTCTACGGTCTGCCGCTGTTCCAGCTGCCCGGTCTGTTCGCGAGCAACGGCACGATTGATGGAATCAAGTACATGGGCAACCAGACGGGTCTCGTCTGGAACGCTCAGGACTGGACCCTCACGAAGTGA